The following proteins come from a genomic window of Ilumatobacter coccineus YM16-304:
- a CDS encoding LOG family protein: MEPDVPDSVVERARSVVADLGVSKDVRLAESLVSEALGLITDQPDTLDLKIATAALTEMRAAYSVFAPFRDERKVSIFGSARTKPDDPLYDQARRLAADLADRGWMTVTGAGPGIMEAGMEGAGRDRSIGVSIRLPFESGANSIIAGDHKHVSMKYFFTRKLMLVKESQAFVCLPGGVGTLDETFELLTLTQTGKGLPVPIVLLDAPGDDYWESVDALIRNQLVPRGLVSPDDTGLYTITDSADVACEIIERFYSNYHSIRFVGDRLVVRMQQGPTDAQLDDVNDRFAHLLASGRIERSGPSKLEQREDDELELDRLAFDFTKHGYGDLIAMIGDINSWVA; the protein is encoded by the coding sequence ATGGAACCAGATGTACCCGACTCCGTCGTCGAACGGGCGCGTTCTGTCGTTGCCGACCTCGGAGTTTCCAAAGATGTTCGGCTGGCGGAATCACTTGTTTCCGAAGCGCTCGGACTCATCACCGACCAGCCTGACACGCTCGATCTGAAGATCGCCACCGCAGCGCTCACCGAGATGCGTGCGGCGTACTCCGTCTTCGCACCGTTTCGCGACGAGCGCAAGGTGTCGATCTTCGGTTCTGCGCGCACCAAGCCCGACGATCCGCTCTACGACCAGGCGCGCCGATTGGCCGCCGATCTGGCCGACCGCGGGTGGATGACGGTGACCGGCGCCGGGCCCGGGATCATGGAGGCGGGCATGGAGGGCGCCGGTCGAGACCGCTCGATCGGCGTGTCGATTCGTCTCCCGTTCGAGTCCGGAGCCAACTCGATCATCGCCGGCGACCACAAGCACGTGAGCATGAAGTACTTCTTCACGCGCAAGTTGATGCTCGTGAAGGAATCGCAAGCCTTCGTGTGTCTGCCCGGCGGCGTCGGCACCCTCGACGAGACCTTCGAACTCCTCACGCTCACGCAGACCGGCAAGGGCCTCCCCGTCCCGATCGTGCTGCTCGATGCACCCGGCGACGACTACTGGGAGTCGGTCGACGCTCTGATTCGCAATCAACTGGTCCCACGCGGCCTCGTCTCGCCCGACGACACCGGGCTGTACACGATCACCGACTCGGCGGACGTCGCCTGTGAGATCATCGAACGCTTCTACTCGAACTACCACTCGATCCGCTTCGTCGGTGACCGCCTGGTGGTTCGGATGCAGCAGGGTCCGACCGACGCCCAACTCGACGACGTCAACGACCGGTTCGCTCACCTGTTGGCGTCGGGTCGGATCGAGCGGTCCGGTCCGAGCAAGCTGGAGCAACGAGAGGACGACGAACTCGAACTCGACCGCCTCGCGTTCGACTTCACGAAGCACGGCTACGGCGACCTGATCGCCATGATCGGCGACATCAACTCCTGGGTCGCCTGA
- a CDS encoding (Fe-S)-binding protein, whose translation MADLSLRLNLDPEQLSSCVSCGLCLPHCPTFRSTGEEAYSPRGRIDAMRGVELDGAPIDDEFVEFMETCVQCRGCEPACPSNVEFGALMEQTRASLATSKRITPWWQRLGFAALGRHRLLLAGSSALAVAQRLKLVPKRLGLTRLPITRPPALASTGTGVWLYTGCVMDAWQREVHHSTAQLIGDVGETFAVPEQSGCCGALHVHAGLHEQTVKLAEQTMASMPGDAPIVVNSAGCGAALKDYGTIVGTPEAETFARRVVDVSEWLAERVDALPAATGTERPLVLIQDPCHLRHVQRVHQATRTVLAHVADLVELDDDGLCCGAGGAYSALQPELAGTIRDRKMAAIDRATDRSGVALMASANPGCSMHLRAALGDRTLEIRHPVQIVAAALGLDR comes from the coding sequence GTGGCCGACCTCTCGCTTCGCCTGAACCTCGATCCCGAGCAGTTGTCGTCGTGCGTGTCGTGCGGTCTGTGCCTGCCCCACTGTCCGACGTTTCGGTCGACGGGGGAGGAGGCGTACTCGCCGCGCGGGCGAATTGACGCGATGCGCGGGGTCGAACTCGACGGGGCACCGATCGACGACGAGTTCGTCGAGTTCATGGAGACGTGCGTGCAGTGCCGCGGCTGCGAGCCGGCCTGCCCGAGCAACGTCGAGTTCGGTGCGCTGATGGAACAGACACGGGCGTCGCTGGCCACGAGCAAGCGGATCACCCCGTGGTGGCAGCGGCTCGGTTTCGCCGCGCTCGGACGCCACCGTCTGCTCCTCGCCGGCTCATCGGCGCTGGCCGTGGCTCAGCGCCTCAAGCTCGTGCCGAAGCGTCTCGGACTCACCCGACTCCCGATCACGCGTCCGCCGGCCCTCGCCTCGACCGGCACCGGCGTGTGGCTGTACACCGGCTGTGTGATGGATGCCTGGCAGCGCGAGGTGCACCACAGCACGGCGCAACTCATCGGCGACGTCGGCGAGACGTTCGCGGTGCCCGAACAGAGCGGCTGCTGCGGTGCGCTGCACGTCCACGCCGGCCTGCACGAGCAGACGGTGAAGCTCGCCGAGCAGACGATGGCCTCGATGCCCGGTGACGCGCCGATCGTCGTCAACTCGGCGGGGTGTGGTGCCGCGCTCAAGGACTACGGCACGATCGTGGGGACCCCCGAGGCCGAGACGTTCGCCCGTCGCGTCGTCGACGTGTCGGAGTGGTTGGCCGAGCGGGTCGACGCGCTGCCGGCGGCGACCGGTACCGAACGACCGCTCGTGCTGATACAGGATCCGTGTCACCTTCGCCACGTGCAGCGAGTGCACCAGGCGACGCGCACCGTCCTCGCTCACGTGGCCGACCTCGTCGAACTCGACGACGACGGCCTGTGCTGCGGTGCCGGTGGCGCATACTCGGCACTGCAACCAGAACTCGCGGGCACGATCCGCGATCGCAAGATGGCCGCGATCGACCGAGCGACCGATCGCAGCGGTGTGGCGCTGATGGCGAGCGCCAACCCGGGGTGCTCGATGCATCTCCGGGCTGCGCTGGGCGACCGCACGCTCGAGATCCGGCACCCGGTCCAGATCGTGGCGGCAGCGCTCGGGCTCGACCGGTGA